From a region of the Tursiops truncatus isolate mTurTru1 chromosome 13, mTurTru1.mat.Y, whole genome shotgun sequence genome:
- the HAUS1 gene encoding HAUS augmin-like complex subunit 1 isoform X1, whose amino-acid sequence MEALEEKEAQVAAWLKKIFGDHPIPQYEVNPRTTQILHHLSERSRVRDRDVYLVIEDLKQKAREYESEAKHLQDLLLESVNFSPANLSSTGSRYLNALVDGAVALETKDTSLASFIPAVNDLTSDLFCTKSKNEEIKLELAKLEKNLTATLVLEKCLQEDLKKAELHLSMERTKVDNRLQNMDFLKAKSEEFRSGIRAAEEQLSARGMDASLSHQSLVALSEKLAELKRQTIPLKKKLESYLDLMPNPSLAQVKIEEAKRELDTVEAELTKKVNMMEL is encoded by the exons ATGGAAGCGCTGGAGGAGAAAGAGGCGCAG GTTGCTGCctggttgaaaaaaatatttggagatcaTCCCATTCCACAATATGAGGTGAATCCGCGGACAACGCAGATTTTGCATCACCTTTCAGAACGCAGCAGGGTCCGGGACAGGGATGTCTACCTGGTAATAGAGGACTTGAAACAAAAAGCAAGGGAATATGAATCAGAAG CTAAGCATCTTCAAGACCTTCTCCTGGAGAGTGTGAATTTTTCCCCTGCCAATCTCTCTAGCACTGGTTCCAGGTATCTGAATGCTTTGGTTGACGGTGCTGTGGCCCTTGAAACAAAGGATACCTCACTAGCTAG ttttatcCCTGCAGTGAATGATTTGACCTCTGATCTTTTTTGCACCAAATCCAAAAACGAAGAAATCAAGCTTGAATTGGCAAAACTTGAGAAAAATCTAACTGCAACTTTAGTATTAGAAAAATGTCTACAAGA ggatCTCAAGAAGGCAGAGTTGCATCTGTCTATGGAAAGGACCAAAGTTGACAATCGTCTTCAGAACATGGACTTCCTAAAAGCCAAGTCAGAGGAGTTCAGGTCTGGAATTAGAGCTGCAGAG GAGCAACTTTCAGCCAGAGGAATGGATGCTTCCCTGTCTCATCAGTCACTGGTAGCACTTTCAGAA AAATTGGCAGAACTAAAACGACAGACTATACCTTTGAAGAAAAAATTGGAGTCCTATTTAGATTTAATGCCg aatCCATCTCTTGCTCAGGTGAAAATTGAAGAAGCAAAGCGAGAATTA gaTACTGTTGAAGCTGAACTTACAAAGAAAGTAAACATGATGGAACTGTGA
- the HAUS1 gene encoding HAUS augmin-like complex subunit 1 isoform X2, whose product MEALEEKEAQVAAWLKKIFGDHPIPQYEVNPRTTQILHHLSERSRVRDRDVYLVIEDLKQKAREYESEAKHLQDLLLESVNFSPANLSSTGSRYLNALVDGAVALETKDTSLARDLKKAELHLSMERTKVDNRLQNMDFLKAKSEEFRSGIRAAEEQLSARGMDASLSHQSLVALSEKLAELKRQTIPLKKKLESYLDLMPNPSLAQVKIEEAKRELDTVEAELTKKVNMMEL is encoded by the exons ATGGAAGCGCTGGAGGAGAAAGAGGCGCAG GTTGCTGCctggttgaaaaaaatatttggagatcaTCCCATTCCACAATATGAGGTGAATCCGCGGACAACGCAGATTTTGCATCACCTTTCAGAACGCAGCAGGGTCCGGGACAGGGATGTCTACCTGGTAATAGAGGACTTGAAACAAAAAGCAAGGGAATATGAATCAGAAG CTAAGCATCTTCAAGACCTTCTCCTGGAGAGTGTGAATTTTTCCCCTGCCAATCTCTCTAGCACTGGTTCCAGGTATCTGAATGCTTTGGTTGACGGTGCTGTGGCCCTTGAAACAAAGGATACCTCACTAGCTAG ggatCTCAAGAAGGCAGAGTTGCATCTGTCTATGGAAAGGACCAAAGTTGACAATCGTCTTCAGAACATGGACTTCCTAAAAGCCAAGTCAGAGGAGTTCAGGTCTGGAATTAGAGCTGCAGAG GAGCAACTTTCAGCCAGAGGAATGGATGCTTCCCTGTCTCATCAGTCACTGGTAGCACTTTCAGAA AAATTGGCAGAACTAAAACGACAGACTATACCTTTGAAGAAAAAATTGGAGTCCTATTTAGATTTAATGCCg aatCCATCTCTTGCTCAGGTGAAAATTGAAGAAGCAAAGCGAGAATTA gaTACTGTTGAAGCTGAACTTACAAAGAAAGTAAACATGATGGAACTGTGA